A section of the Deinococcus multiflagellatus genome encodes:
- a CDS encoding MOSC domain-containing protein, with protein MSHVGHVAQLYRYPIKSVGGEALTQVAVNERGFEGDRWWAVEDENGKFGSGKSTRRFRRMEGLLDFRAALPEGAAEPMLTLPGGETCAATSPQATAALRERTGHRVTVTPEREISHFDEGALHLLTTSALAWLAQAHGAPVASGHFRHNLLLDTGPVPEHLEERWLGRQLAIGDTLTIQIAAPMPRCVMVNMAQPGVPADPGLLKTIATLHPDACFGVLAQVVQPGILRLGDAARLL; from the coding sequence ATGAGCCACGTTGGTCACGTCGCCCAGCTGTACCGCTACCCCATCAAATCGGTGGGCGGTGAGGCCCTGACGCAGGTTGCCGTCAACGAGCGCGGCTTTGAAGGCGACCGCTGGTGGGCCGTGGAAGACGAGAACGGCAAGTTCGGCTCGGGCAAGAGCACCCGGCGCTTTCGCCGCATGGAGGGGCTGCTGGACTTCCGCGCGGCCCTGCCTGAAGGCGCCGCAGAGCCCATGTTGACCCTGCCGGGCGGCGAGACCTGCGCAGCGACCTCACCGCAAGCGACCGCCGCCCTGCGGGAGCGCACTGGGCACAGGGTCACCGTGACGCCAGAGCGCGAGATTTCCCATTTTGACGAGGGCGCCCTTCACCTCCTGACGACCTCGGCCCTGGCCTGGCTGGCGCAGGCCCACGGCGCCCCGGTGGCCAGCGGGCACTTCCGGCACAACCTGCTGCTGGACACCGGCCCGGTCCCCGAACATCTGGAAGAACGCTGGCTGGGCCGACAACTAGCTATTGGGGACACCCTGACCATCCAGATTGCAGCCCCCATGCCCCGCTGCGTCATGGTCAACATGGCCCAGCCCGGCGTCCCTGCCGACCCCGGCCTGCTGAAAACCATCGCCACCCTGCACCCGGACGCGTGTTTTGGCGTGCTGGCCCAGGTGGTGCAGCCCGGCATCCTTCGCCTGGGCGACGCGGCCCGCCTTCTTTAA
- a CDS encoding endonuclease domain-containing protein, whose protein sequence is MALRFTHAEGTQRARRLRRDATPEERILWAALRNEQLGVKFRRQQPLGFYIADFVCFERALVVEVDGGQHAQLAGQAYDAARTAYLNGRTFRVLRFWNHEVRGNLDGVLMRIQEELGHSVSGS, encoded by the coding sequence ATGGCATTGCGATTTACACATGCTGAAGGAACGCAGCGAGCGCGGCGTCTTCGTCGTGACGCGACACCAGAGGAACGGATCTTGTGGGCCGCCCTCAGAAATGAGCAGCTGGGAGTCAAATTTCGCCGTCAGCAGCCTCTGGGCTTCTACATAGCCGACTTCGTGTGTTTCGAGCGCGCCTTGGTCGTTGAGGTGGACGGTGGGCAACATGCCCAGCTCGCTGGACAGGCCTACGACGCTGCGCGCACGGCGTATCTGAATGGCCGCACGTTTCGGGTCCTGCGGTTCTGGAACCATGAGGTGCGGGGCAATCTGGACGGCGTTCTGATGCGAATTCAGGAAGAACTTGGGCATTCGGTGAGTGGGTCGTAG
- the purL gene encoding phosphoribosylformylglycinamidine synthase subunit PurL, which yields MTQTQSLRDRAGTFGLTTDEFDLLVSRMGREPNALEAAIVGAMWSEHCGYKNSRPLFRHFPTTGPQVLQGPGENAGVVDIGDGWGVAFKMESHNHPSAVEPVQGAATGVGGILRDIFAMGARPFAVLDSLRFGNPDSPRTRFLVNGVVEGIAHYGNAIGVPTVGGEVTFHPSYQENPLVNVMALGLLRHEDLAKGTMGEVGNTIVYVGSKTGRDGLGGAVFASADLSNASQADRPAVQVGDPFMEKLLLEATLEAIQAGVVAGVQDMGAAGLVSSTCEMAYRAGLGITMNLDLVPTREEGMVPMELCLSESQERMILVPVPGKEQALLDLLAKWELDVVTIGQVEEHHNYRLTWRGEVVCDLPVDLLNEAPKYTREGVESEEIRAKREQDLSGVPVPGDLGAVLTELLSHPTIASKRPIFERFDHQVMTNTVVVPGAADAAVMRVKGSGMGVAATSDCNPRFVYLDPYAGAAAAVAEAARNLACVGATPLAITDNLNFGNPHRPEVYYQLERAVHGIADACRALNTPVTGGNVSLYNQYTEGQERVAIHPTPTIGMVGVLPDVTKRATLNLKGEGQTLYLLGEHAGTIGASQYLETIHGLEAGQVPPLDLNREQTVIDAALHLIRAGLTDTAHDCAEGGLAVALAEMAIAGNTGLKVTLDAPDHLRPDAVLYGEAHSRIVIATRDEAGVEAALTARGVPFARLGVSGGTSVTIALPAHHIHLSVNLETLKSAYETPLKGILG from the coding sequence ATGACCCAGACCCAGTCTCTCCGTGACCGCGCCGGCACCTTTGGCCTGACGACGGACGAATTCGACCTGCTCGTGTCCCGCATGGGCCGCGAGCCCAACGCCCTGGAAGCCGCCATCGTGGGGGCCATGTGGTCCGAGCACTGCGGCTACAAGAACAGCCGCCCCCTGTTCCGGCACTTTCCCACCACCGGGCCGCAGGTGCTGCAGGGCCCCGGCGAGAACGCGGGCGTGGTGGACATTGGCGACGGCTGGGGCGTGGCCTTCAAGATGGAAAGCCACAACCACCCGTCAGCCGTGGAGCCCGTCCAGGGCGCGGCGACCGGCGTGGGCGGCATTCTGCGCGACATCTTCGCCATGGGCGCGCGCCCCTTTGCCGTGCTGGACAGCCTGCGCTTTGGCAACCCCGACAGCCCCCGCACCCGCTTTCTGGTGAACGGCGTGGTGGAAGGCATTGCCCACTACGGCAACGCCATTGGCGTGCCCACCGTGGGCGGCGAGGTGACCTTTCACCCCAGCTACCAGGAAAACCCGCTGGTAAACGTCATGGCCCTGGGCCTGCTGCGCCACGAGGACCTGGCCAAAGGCACGATGGGCGAGGTCGGGAACACCATCGTGTACGTGGGCAGCAAGACCGGACGTGACGGCCTGGGCGGCGCGGTGTTTGCCTCGGCGGACCTCAGCAATGCCAGTCAGGCCGACCGCCCCGCCGTGCAGGTGGGCGACCCCTTCATGGAAAAACTGCTGCTGGAAGCCACCCTGGAAGCCATTCAGGCGGGCGTGGTGGCAGGTGTGCAGGACATGGGCGCCGCCGGCCTGGTGTCCAGCACCTGCGAGATGGCCTACCGCGCGGGGCTGGGCATCACCATGAACCTCGACCTGGTGCCCACCCGCGAGGAAGGCATGGTGCCGATGGAACTGTGCCTCAGCGAATCGCAGGAGCGCATGATTCTGGTCCCCGTGCCCGGCAAGGAACAGGCGCTGCTGGACCTGCTGGCCAAGTGGGAACTGGACGTGGTGACCATTGGGCAGGTGGAAGAGCACCACAACTACCGCCTGACGTGGCGCGGCGAGGTGGTGTGCGACCTGCCGGTGGACCTGCTGAACGAGGCCCCCAAGTACACCCGCGAGGGCGTGGAGTCCGAGGAGATTCGGGCCAAGCGCGAGCAGGACCTGAGCGGCGTGCCCGTCCCCGGCGACCTGGGCGCGGTGCTGACCGAGCTGCTGTCTCACCCCACGATTGCCAGCAAGCGGCCCATTTTTGAACGCTTTGACCATCAGGTGATGACGAACACCGTGGTCGTGCCCGGCGCCGCCGACGCCGCCGTGATGCGGGTGAAGGGCTCGGGCATGGGCGTGGCCGCCACCAGCGACTGCAACCCGCGCTTCGTGTACCTGGACCCCTACGCGGGCGCCGCCGCCGCCGTGGCCGAGGCCGCCCGTAACCTCGCCTGCGTGGGCGCCACGCCGCTGGCCATCACCGACAACCTCAACTTCGGCAACCCCCACCGCCCCGAGGTGTATTACCAGCTGGAACGCGCCGTACACGGCATTGCCGACGCCTGCCGCGCGCTGAACACCCCGGTCACAGGCGGCAACGTGAGCCTGTACAACCAGTACACCGAAGGCCAGGAGCGCGTGGCGATTCACCCCACCCCGACCATCGGCATGGTGGGCGTGCTGCCCGACGTGACCAAGCGCGCCACCCTGAACTTGAAGGGCGAGGGCCAGACGCTGTACCTGCTTGGCGAGCACGCGGGGACCATTGGCGCCAGCCAGTACCTGGAAACCATTCACGGCCTGGAAGCCGGCCAGGTGCCGCCCCTGGACCTGAACCGCGAGCAGACCGTGATTGACGCCGCGCTGCACCTGATCCGCGCCGGCCTGACCGACACCGCCCACGACTGCGCCGAGGGCGGCCTCGCCGTGGCCCTGGCCGAGATGGCGATTGCGGGGAACACGGGCTTGAAGGTCACCCTGGACGCCCCGGATCACCTGCGCCCCGACGCCGTGCTGTACGGCGAGGCCCACAGCCGCATTGTGATTGCCACGCGCGATGAAGCGGGCGTGGAAGCGGCGCTGACGGCGCGCGGCGTGCCGTTTGCCCGCCTGGGCGTCAGCGGTGGCACCAGCGTCACGATTGCCCTGCCGGCCCACCACATACACTTGAGCGTGAACCTTGAGACGCTCAAGTCCGCGTACGAGACGCCCCTGAAGGGGATTCTGGGATGA
- the purS gene encoding phosphoribosylformylglycinamidine synthase subunit PurS — translation MSTYKAKVFVTLKPSILDPQGRTVERALSHLEHGNVSGVRVGKYIELTLHGRREDVEAQLRDITENVLSNPVMEDAHWELEGA, via the coding sequence ATGTCCACCTACAAAGCCAAAGTCTTCGTGACCCTCAAGCCCAGCATTCTTGACCCCCAGGGGCGCACCGTGGAGCGCGCGCTGTCGCACCTGGAGCACGGCAATGTGTCGGGCGTGCGCGTGGGCAAATACATCGAACTGACGTTGCACGGCCGCCGCGAGGACGTGGAAGCACAGCTGAGGGACATCACCGAGAACGTGCTCTCGAACCCCGTGATGGAAGACGCCCACTGGGAGCTGGAAGGCGCGTGA
- the purF gene encoding amidophosphoribosyltransferase: MIFDPATDKPQDECGVFGLYSPEPNDLAWLTYLGLFALQHRGQEAAGMCVSDGERFHVEKDLGLVTQVFDERRLDAVRLANARVSIGHVRYSTTGSNLRFNAQPLTTRTNKGILGLAHNGNFVNAREVRNAMLMQGALFQTTNDSEVMLNLIAREADLDLVEATAAAMKELRGGFACVLMSRTQLLGFRDPNGVRPLVIGQRDDGAYVMASEPCALYAVGARLIRDVQPGELVWVDRSGLHSLMVEPRVPTPCAFEWIYFARSDSQLDGVDSHESRIRMGHQLAKEHPVEADIVVPVPDSGIGAAIGYARESGIPFDYGLYKNPYAGRTFIAPTQEARELKVKMKLSPTSAVRGKRVVLVDDSIVRGTTSRQIVNLLREAGATEVHFRVSSPPIKHPCFYGIDTAARKELVASTHSIEEIRELIGADTLTFISEQGIREAVNGPGLCLACFNGEYPAGTPLLNDVDKLALEV, encoded by the coding sequence ATGATCTTCGACCCCGCCACCGACAAACCCCAGGACGAATGCGGCGTGTTCGGCCTGTATTCACCCGAACCCAACGACCTCGCCTGGTTGACCTACCTGGGCCTGTTCGCCCTGCAGCACCGGGGCCAGGAAGCGGCGGGCATGTGCGTCAGTGACGGCGAGCGCTTTCATGTGGAAAAAGACCTGGGGCTGGTCACGCAGGTGTTCGACGAGCGGCGCCTGGACGCGGTGCGGCTGGCCAACGCGCGCGTGAGCATTGGGCATGTGCGTTACAGCACCACCGGCAGTAACCTGCGCTTCAACGCCCAGCCGCTGACCACCCGCACGAACAAAGGGATTCTGGGCCTGGCGCACAACGGCAACTTCGTGAACGCCCGCGAGGTCCGCAACGCCATGCTGATGCAGGGCGCGCTGTTCCAGACGACCAACGACAGCGAGGTGATGCTCAACCTGATTGCCCGCGAGGCTGACCTGGACCTCGTGGAGGCCACCGCCGCCGCCATGAAGGAACTGCGCGGCGGCTTTGCCTGCGTCCTCATGAGCCGCACGCAACTGCTGGGCTTCCGCGACCCCAACGGCGTGCGCCCTCTGGTGATTGGCCAGCGCGACGACGGCGCGTATGTCATGGCCTCTGAGCCCTGCGCCCTGTACGCGGTGGGCGCGCGGCTGATCCGCGACGTGCAGCCCGGCGAACTGGTGTGGGTGGACCGCAGCGGCCTGCATTCGCTGATGGTGGAGCCCCGGGTGCCCACCCCGTGCGCCTTCGAGTGGATCTACTTTGCCCGCTCGGACAGCCAGCTGGACGGCGTGGACAGCCACGAGAGCCGCATTCGCATGGGCCACCAGCTGGCCAAGGAGCACCCCGTGGAGGCCGATATCGTGGTGCCCGTGCCCGACAGTGGGATTGGCGCGGCCATCGGCTACGCGCGGGAAAGCGGCATTCCCTTTGACTACGGGCTGTACAAAAACCCGTACGCGGGGCGCACCTTCATCGCTCCCACGCAGGAAGCGCGCGAGCTGAAGGTGAAGATGAAGCTCTCGCCCACCAGCGCGGTGCGGGGCAAGCGCGTGGTGCTGGTGGACGACTCGATCGTGCGCGGCACCACCAGCCGCCAGATCGTGAACCTGCTGCGCGAGGCGGGCGCCACCGAGGTGCATTTCCGGGTCAGCAGCCCGCCCATCAAGCACCCGTGCTTTTACGGCATTGACACCGCCGCCCGCAAGGAACTGGTCGCCAGCACGCACAGCATCGAGGAAATCCGGGAGCTGATCGGTGCCGACACCCTGACCTTTATCAGCGAACAGGGCATTCGGGAGGCCGTGAACGGGCCGGGCCTGTGCCTGGCGTGTTTCAACGGGGAATACCCGGCGGGCACGCCCCTGCTGAACGACGTGGACAAGCTGGCGCTGGAGGTGTAA
- the purQ gene encoding phosphoribosylformylglycinamidine synthase subunit PurQ → MRTAVIQFPGSNCDADALHAARLLLDENAQFVWHTEAGLPQGTDLVFLPGGFSYGDHLRSGAIAARSPIMGAVKAHAERGGFVLGVCNGFQVLTESGLLPGALSRNRELHFMCRPVHLRVENAATAFTRAYEAGQVIEIPIAHGEGNYYADAETIARLEGEGQVVFRYVDNPNGSLNDIAGIVNARGTVLGMMPHPERAVEALLGSEDGQGLFESLKGALITR, encoded by the coding sequence ATGAGAACGGCCGTCATTCAGTTTCCTGGCTCCAACTGCGACGCCGACGCCCTGCACGCCGCGCGGCTGCTGCTGGACGAGAACGCCCAGTTTGTCTGGCACACCGAGGCCGGGTTGCCCCAGGGCACCGACCTCGTGTTTCTGCCCGGCGGCTTTTCCTACGGCGACCACCTGCGCAGCGGGGCGATTGCGGCGCGCAGCCCCATCATGGGCGCAGTGAAAGCCCATGCCGAGCGCGGCGGCTTTGTGCTGGGCGTGTGCAACGGCTTTCAGGTGCTCACTGAAAGCGGGCTGCTGCCCGGCGCCCTGAGCCGCAACCGCGAACTGCATTTCATGTGCCGCCCCGTGCATCTGCGTGTGGAGAACGCGGCCACGGCCTTCACCCGCGCCTACGAAGCCGGGCAGGTCATCGAGATTCCCATCGCCCACGGGGAAGGCAACTACTACGCCGACGCCGAGACGATTGCGCGGCTGGAAGGCGAGGGGCAGGTGGTCTTCCGCTACGTGGACAACCCCAATGGCTCGCTCAACGACATTGCCGGCATTGTGAACGCGCGCGGCACCGTGCTGGGCATGATGCCCCACCCCGAGCGTGCGGTTGAGGCCCTGCTGGGCAGTGAGGACGGCCAGGGGCTGTTCGAGAGCCTCAAGGGCGCCCTGATCACCCGTTGA
- a CDS encoding cupin domain-containing protein: MSVPPVVNLNAKFGLFSEHWSPKVVAELNGQQVKLAKISGEFQWHHHEHEDELFFVVRGTLRLKFRDGDAVLREGELLVVPRGVEHLPVAETEETWIMMFEPASTLNTGNVTSERTVAQLEHL, translated from the coding sequence GTGAGCGTGCCGCCGGTCGTGAATCTGAACGCCAAGTTTGGGCTGTTCAGCGAGCACTGGTCCCCCAAGGTGGTGGCCGAACTGAACGGCCAGCAGGTGAAGCTGGCCAAGATCAGCGGCGAGTTTCAGTGGCACCACCACGAACACGAGGACGAGCTGTTTTTTGTGGTACGCGGCACGCTGCGCCTGAAGTTCAGAGACGGCGACGCGGTGCTGCGCGAAGGCGAGCTGCTGGTGGTGCCGCGCGGCGTGGAGCACCTGCCGGTGGCCGAAACAGAGGAGACCTGGATCATGATGTTTGAACCCGCCAGCACCCTGAACACGGGCAACGTGACGAGCGAGCGCACCGTGGCGCAGCTGGAGCACCTGTGA